One stretch of Candidatus Zixiibacteriota bacterium DNA includes these proteins:
- the acnA gene encoding aconitate hydratase AcnA gives MDPFGAQATLETKGGKYRIYRLDALAQLGSAEQMPYSIKVLLEAVLRNVDGRTVTEDDVKRLAAYDARNVGSVELPFKPARVLLQDFTGVPAVVDLAALRSAMKRMGGDPKKINPQVPVDLVIDHSVQVDAYASDDALEYNMQREFERNKERYEFLHWGRKAFDNFRVVPPATGICHQVNLEYLSTCVIGRDGVAFPDSLVGTDSHTVMINGLGVAGWGVGGIEAEAAMLGQPIYMLTPEVIGFKLSGKLTEGVTGTDLVLTVTQMLRAKGVVGKFVEFFGEALDDLPLPTKAMIANMAPEYGATMGFFPVDKTTLDYLHMTGRSDAEIDLVECYTKEQALFRAAGSPAPQFTDTLELDISTVESSLAGPKRPQDRISLADMKQQFEADLARPVTERGFAVKQSDRGRSIDVTVNGNSATMQQGSVVIAAITSCTNTSDPMVLIAAGLLAKNAVAKGLTVRPYVKTSLAPGSRVVIDYLEKADLIEPLKRLGFHNVGYGCTSCIGNSGPLPEEVVDAINKNDLVASAVLSGNRNFEGRVSPNTKANYLASPPLVVAYALAGTVDIDLATEPLGQDSGGNDVFLKDIWPTEQEVLDTVGDAVTPEMFRARYATVFDANETWNSIASPDGDLFAWDDSSTYVQEPPFFVDLAEEPNDIQPIKDARALCMLGDSITTDHISPAGVIKSDQPAGQYLVEHGVAFEDFNSYGSRRGNDRVMTRGTFANIRLRNQLAPGTEGGLTTYLPTGEQMSIYDASLKYKESGTPLVVLGGNDYGMGSSRDWAAKGTNLLGVKAVLAQSFERIHRSNLVGMGVLPLQFKDGDSRESLGLTGHEVFDIDDLSNDMTPRQMVTVTARNANGGETKTFSMIARLDTPIDVDYYHHGGILHMVLRQLAKG, from the coding sequence ATGGACCCGTTCGGCGCCCAGGCAACTCTCGAAACCAAGGGTGGCAAATACAGGATCTACCGGCTTGATGCATTAGCGCAACTCGGTTCGGCGGAGCAGATGCCGTATTCAATCAAGGTGCTTCTCGAAGCGGTGCTGCGTAACGTCGACGGCCGCACCGTTACCGAAGATGATGTCAAGAGGCTGGCGGCCTACGATGCCAGAAACGTCGGCTCGGTGGAGTTGCCGTTCAAACCGGCGCGCGTGCTCTTACAGGACTTTACCGGCGTACCCGCCGTGGTCGATCTGGCCGCTTTGCGCTCGGCTATGAAAAGAATGGGCGGCGATCCCAAAAAGATCAACCCGCAGGTGCCGGTTGACTTGGTGATCGATCATTCCGTGCAGGTGGATGCGTATGCCTCCGACGATGCGCTCGAATACAACATGCAAAGAGAATTTGAACGCAACAAAGAGCGGTACGAGTTTCTCCACTGGGGACGTAAAGCGTTCGACAACTTTCGCGTAGTGCCGCCGGCCACGGGGATTTGTCATCAGGTCAATCTTGAGTATCTGTCCACCTGTGTAATCGGGCGCGATGGTGTCGCATTCCCCGACAGTCTGGTCGGGACCGATAGTCACACCGTGATGATCAACGGTCTCGGCGTGGCCGGATGGGGTGTCGGCGGGATCGAAGCCGAGGCGGCCATGCTGGGCCAGCCGATCTACATGCTCACGCCGGAAGTGATCGGATTCAAGCTGAGCGGAAAACTGACAGAGGGTGTGACCGGCACCGACCTGGTGTTGACGGTTACACAGATGCTACGGGCCAAAGGTGTCGTCGGTAAGTTTGTGGAGTTCTTTGGTGAGGCACTTGATGACCTGCCGCTGCCGACCAAGGCGATGATTGCCAATATGGCCCCGGAGTATGGCGCCACGATGGGGTTTTTCCCCGTTGACAAGACAACCCTGGATTACTTGCACATGACCGGTCGATCCGATGCCGAGATCGACCTGGTGGAATGCTACACCAAAGAGCAGGCCCTTTTCAGAGCAGCCGGTTCCCCGGCGCCACAGTTTACCGACACACTCGAACTGGATATCTCAACGGTCGAGTCTTCGCTGGCCGGTCCCAAGCGACCGCAGGACAGAATATCGCTGGCCGACATGAAACAGCAGTTTGAAGCCGATCTGGCCCGTCCAGTGACCGAGCGCGGTTTCGCGGTGAAACAGTCTGATCGTGGTCGCTCGATCGATGTAACGGTAAACGGCAATTCCGCAACCATGCAGCAGGGTTCGGTGGTGATAGCTGCCATCACTTCGTGCACCAACACCTCGGACCCGATGGTGCTGATTGCGGCCGGCTTACTTGCCAAGAACGCGGTCGCTAAAGGCCTGACTGTTAGGCCCTATGTCAAAACATCGCTGGCACCCGGCTCACGAGTGGTGATCGACTACCTCGAAAAAGCAGATCTGATAGAACCGCTTAAGCGGCTCGGTTTTCACAATGTCGGCTATGGATGCACGTCCTGTATCGGCAACTCCGGTCCGTTGCCGGAGGAAGTTGTGGATGCGATCAATAAAAACGATCTAGTTGCCTCGGCGGTGCTGTCGGGCAATCGTAACTTCGAGGGACGGGTCAGTCCCAACACGAAGGCGAACTATCTGGCCTCGCCGCCGTTGGTTGTGGCCTATGCGCTGGCCGGGACGGTGGATATCGACCTGGCTACCGAGCCGCTGGGACAAGACTCTGGCGGTAACGATGTTTTCCTCAAGGATATTTGGCCGACCGAGCAGGAAGTTTTGGACACGGTCGGCGATGCGGTGACGCCTGAGATGTTTCGCGCGCGTTACGCCACTGTGTTTGACGCCAACGAAACCTGGAACAGTATCGCCAGCCCGGATGGTGACCTGTTTGCCTGGGATGATTCATCGACATACGTTCAGGAGCCGCCCTTCTTTGTCGATCTGGCAGAGGAGCCGAACGACATTCAGCCAATCAAAGATGCGCGCGCCCTGTGCATGTTGGGTGATTCGATCACGACCGATCATATCTCACCGGCCGGTGTTATCAAGAGCGATCAACCGGCGGGACAGTATCTGGTTGAGCATGGTGTCGCCTTCGAGGATTTCAACAGCTATGGTTCACGGCGTGGGAACGACCGTGTGATGACGCGCGGTACTTTCGCCAACATTCGCCTGCGCAACCAACTTGCGCCCGGTACCGAAGGCGGCCTGACTACTTACCTGCCGACCGGTGAACAGATGTCGATCTACGATGCATCATTGAAATACAAAGAGTCCGGCACACCGTTGGTAGTGCTGGGCGGGAATGACTACGGTATGGGTTCATCGCGCGACTGGGCGGCTAAGGGCACGAATCTTCTTGGCGTCAAGGCAGTGTTGGCACAGAGTTTTGAACGGATCCATCGTTCGAATCTTGTCGGCATGGGCGTACTGCCTTTGCAGTTCAAGGACGGCGACTCGCGCGAGTCTCTCGGCCTGACCGGGCACGAGGTATTCGATATTGACGACTTATCCAATGACATGACACCACGTCAGATGGTTACGGTGACTGCCCGCAATGCCAACGGTGGCGAGACGAAGACTTTTTCGATGATTGCACGTCTGGACACGCCTATCGACGTCGACTACTACCACCACGGCGGCATCTTGCACATGGTGTTAAGGCAGTTGGCGAAGGGGTGA
- a CDS encoding T9SS type A sorting domain-containing protein, with product MGKIVADLPGDVQLRYDDGEVQPGQQLSTWLKWVGDQDGGNLHIEGGLEFGAMWKVVVDLPWPLPDINDSGNIPLVPSVDLGFFRDCGFTPFLLNNSLSCSDPLYPSDIDIVCVGFPGIADLCVGVNVGGDVTGNLSGNSVCANNSYCISSDGQQRQFPVSLSSCNTTVGVANSYRSDFRLNWGVELTPYGCLEIFVLPDICLDPFTKDFTIFNQYLPLDFNRPDVQFQIEGQEPPRPDWCDATDDRCNLIEVCWDNVPGEDGYRVYRDGSQIGSTGANQTCYPDNVTGTHSYCVKAYNSCGQSSCSPSDNGTGLTAPPRPDWCDAKDDRCNLIEVCWDNVPGEDGYRVYRDGSQIGSTGANQTCYPDNVTGTHSYCVKAYNSCGQSSCSPSDIGTGMTAPPAPGTPSASTTTPCSDTVFEISWESVSGATEYRLYENGTQVYEGSDRTWDALHHANMYEQYEFYVKAGNPCGWSSPSGKEEVTIQPVPSRPDSIYFSDEPIQLNVPCTLSWAPIDHATLYRLEDRGAVLHQGADTSKIITHTEKADYVYTLVACSPCGCSDPYTRDIETDVLEVFSDVLPVTFSLSQNYPNPFNMETRIQFALPRASHVSMDVYNVLGNRVKRIVDERLSVGHKLVTWDGCDESGRPVSSGVYFYRMVAGDFAETKKLVLLK from the coding sequence TTGGGTAAAATAGTCGCCGATCTGCCGGGTGACGTACAGCTTCGTTACGATGATGGCGAAGTTCAACCGGGGCAACAACTGTCTACGTGGCTCAAGTGGGTTGGTGATCAAGACGGCGGCAATCTTCACATAGAAGGGGGACTTGAATTTGGTGCCATGTGGAAAGTTGTTGTGGACTTGCCATGGCCACTCCCTGATATCAACGATTCGGGAAATATCCCATTAGTACCGAGTGTTGACTTGGGTTTCTTTAGAGACTGCGGTTTCACACCGTTTCTATTGAACAACAGTCTCTCCTGTAGTGATCCACTCTATCCGTCAGACATTGATATCGTTTGTGTTGGGTTCCCCGGTATTGCCGATCTGTGCGTTGGAGTGAATGTCGGTGGTGACGTCACAGGCAACTTATCAGGTAATTCAGTCTGCGCCAACAACTCATATTGCATCTCAAGTGATGGTCAGCAGAGGCAATTCCCTGTCAGCCTATCGAGCTGTAACACGACGGTCGGAGTCGCAAACAGTTATAGATCTGACTTTCGTTTGAACTGGGGGGTTGAGCTAACACCGTATGGCTGTCTTGAGATATTTGTTCTTCCGGATATTTGCCTGGACCCATTTACTAAGGACTTCACGATCTTCAATCAGTATCTGCCCTTAGATTTCAATCGGCCCGATGTTCAATTCCAAATTGAAGGACAAGAGCCACCGCGACCGGATTGGTGTGATGCTACGGATGACAGGTGTAACCTCATTGAAGTCTGCTGGGACAATGTGCCCGGCGAGGATGGCTATCGAGTATATCGGGATGGCTCTCAGATCGGCTCAACCGGAGCCAATCAGACCTGTTATCCTGACAACGTTACAGGCACGCACTCGTATTGCGTAAAGGCATATAACAGTTGTGGTCAGTCGAGTTGTTCACCTTCCGACAATGGGACCGGCTTGACAGCACCACCGCGACCGGATTGGTGTGATGCTAAAGATGACAGGTGTAACCTCATTGAAGTCTGCTGGGACAATGTGCCCGGCGAGGATGGCTATCGAGTATATCGGGATGGTTCTCAAATCGGCTCAACCGGAGCCAATCAGACCTGTTATCCTGACAACGTCACAGGCACGCACTCGTATTGCGTAAAGGCATATAACAGTTGTGGCCAGTCGAGTTGTTCACCGTCCGACATTGGGACTGGGATGACGGCTCCTCCGGCACCAGGCACACCGTCAGCTTCAACGACCACGCCGTGCTCTGACACTGTCTTTGAAATCAGTTGGGAGTCGGTGTCGGGAGCGACCGAATACCGACTCTATGAGAACGGAACACAAGTTTACGAAGGTTCAGACCGGACTTGGGATGCATTGCATCATGCCAATATGTACGAACAGTATGAATTCTATGTAAAGGCAGGTAACCCGTGCGGCTGGAGCAGCCCTAGTGGCAAGGAGGAGGTGACAATTCAGCCTGTGCCGTCGAGGCCAGATTCAATCTACTTTAGCGACGAACCGATTCAGTTGAATGTCCCATGTACTCTGTCGTGGGCACCGATTGATCACGCCACCTTGTACCGCCTTGAGGACAGAGGTGCCGTATTACACCAGGGCGCTGACACAAGTAAAATCATCACTCACACTGAAAAGGCGGATTACGTGTATACTCTTGTCGCTTGCAGCCCGTGTGGATGCAGTGATCCATATACACGAGACATCGAAACGGATGTACTCGAAGTATTCTCTGATGTACTTCCGGTGACTTTCTCCCTCTCCCAAAACTACCCCAACCCGTTTAACATGGAAACGCGTATTCAGTTTGCGCTGCCTCGGGCCTCCCACGTTTCGATGGATGTCTACAACGTATTAGGAAATCGGGTCAAACGAATTGTAGACGAACGACTGTCAGTCGGTCACAAACTCGTAACCTGGGATGGGTGCGATGAGTCGGGTAGGCCTGTATCTTCGGGTGTTTATTTCTATCGCATGGTGGCTGGAGATTTCGCCGAGACAAAGAAACTGGTTTTACTGAAGTGA